In Aspergillus nidulans FGSC A4 chromosome II, a single window of DNA contains:
- a CDS encoding uncharacterized protein (transcript_id=CADANIAT00004255) → MRNKRKASLTQHSKPTYTSSSYKGRNQHSKRYVIVSSDEEDISTDEEEVTADEDWEINGILAENETHYLIDWVGNYSPSWEPKENANEVAVQIWEEKKRKEEQAPKGNGFSIEQSSSRSSNSIFDECAETPAQELVRQQSSDSDLFVPLDSVPEARSQETNELPLSSLATENSSQFYADIKPTVASYSHSVFESCPRASIPPEYRLPDEIEKPLTQDGDPIVEVSVRGLENPDLAGRAAEDAGTSRERQRRIVHPSPRAEIPESPFISLAPPQSESIQAGSPSETPGPHSLTSSDTNGVPSSAFPARTSLANGRLLTGNSSSSANSTPACPTGYLDFRHTISSAESAPRNIPTTQTLTAPALEAVAHSASLYPGVAPSRNSILNSFPVLDSIPISPQHPSGHPLLGSTSGVASRPLITPYPSTPAIMDDQGQKKQKSSLADTMEKYSHIEGSTPREKIMNLYDKMRDKSTVETLQNEASATPSSPGDIEASEPPPAPGTGAPLSVRVDKDSSHADPIKDLVPETSLDETEHLTHISETFQTIQPSALTINHTEERPPGSVQLGPSEFAVPLPMDSRVKDDYERVLEESKNALEVSLSGRKEIPESELQLERAALLIQQVLERLSNAATHPDINVADHMESAESKFEQEASWADYSSAKFLLLNYLIKAASEHDIHLVIMVRGEKTQGIVERYLQGKGFSYTRSREEMGSGTNAEVSLAKDALSFGVQLAQSDGIVNVYKAPSAIIALDSSLNTKNPSVEHMRTTFARNGHLLPIIRLMVANSSEHVELCYPGPSTPKHLSKILQYSEHLRDIVGDLQDDALGVHEDANEIMTCLLSDNFDAFWSLPPVEPLRKWTMDESSQDEEPSQPKVDNTISATSLVQKRVLEEDSTEPFPKKPRMGESQNTSELTVGSKAESQSLDSQIQLLEKNLMQMRASNAADIQKLRKELSAAQTRLLERDRVLESLQHRYETRTKDLHNIRRERDRLIETKANYEQRIKKQNEEIIKLKDERAQLKQDLDQARDALKTGGGDMAELEKAREEIRRLTTENAALERKADVANKQAEYTREQYQTASNAAAHSGNELRTLRDENEALKRKVAGEATRLRELNIQNDESRHLTRIGELESLLSVREDLLQKKEDELREIRKNRPSTRSTSTQPRSPKLNANNYSRPTSPGINNNGSNFPGRGSALRFSSEMSL, encoded by the exons ATGCGCAACAAGCGGAAAGCATCCCTAACACAGCACAGTAAGCCCAcgtatacttcttcttcctaCAAGGGAAGAAATCAGCATAGCAAGCGATACGTCATCGTCTCtagcgacgaagaggatattagcacagacgaggaagaagtgaCCGCTGACGAAGACTGGGAAATCAACGGTATCCTGGCCGAAAACGAAACCCACTACTTGATAGACTGGGTTGGAAACTATTCGCCTTCTTGG GAACCAAAAGAAAACGCCAACGAAGTTGCGGTCCAGATctgggaagaaaagaaacggaaagaagaacaagctcCTAAGGGAAACGGCTTCTCAATTGAGCAATCTTCATCGCGATCGTCTAATTCTATTTTCGACGAGTGTGCCGAAACCCCTGCACAAGAGCTAGTACGGCAACAGTCCTCAGACTCCGACTTGTTCGTTCCGCTTGACTCTGTACCGGAGGCGCGTTCTCAAGAGACCAACGAACTTCCACTGTCAAGCCTAGCAACTGAAAATTCTAGTCAATTTTACGCCGATATCAAACCCACGGTAGCGAGTTATTCCCACAGCGTGTTCGAGAGCTGTCCGAGAGCATCCATCCCCCCGGAGTATCGTCTTCCCGACGAAATCGAAAAGCCGCTAACACAGGACGGGGATCCTATCGTAGAAGTCTCTGTACGGGGCCTCGAGAACCCTGACCTTGCTGGGAGAGCTGCCGAAGACGCTGGGACGTCTCGAGAAAGGCAGAGGAGGATCGTACATCCAAGTCCTCGAGCAGAAATCCCGGAAAGCCCATTTATTTCGTTGGCTCCCCCACAAAGCGAGTCCATACAGGCAGGGTCTCCGTCAGAAACACCAGGCCCTCACTCTCTGACCTCATCAGATACGAACGGAGTTCCTTCAAGCGCTTTTCCTGCTCGAACTTCGCTGGCAAACGGGCGCTTGCTAACAGggaattccagctcttccgccAATAGTACTCCTGCTTGCCCCACAGGGTATCTGGACTTCAGACATACTATTTCATCTGCAGAGTCAGCCCCAAGGAACATTCCAACAACCCAAACTCTTACTGCGCCTGCCCTAGAGGCGGTCGCCCATTCTGCTAGCCTCTATCCAGGCGTTGCCCCCTCACGAAATTCTATTCTAAATAGCTTCCCGGTTTTGGATAGTATTCCTATTTCTCCGCAACATCCGTCAGGGCATCCGCTTTTGGGCTCAACATCTGGCGTTGCCTCCCGGCCTTTGATTACACCATATCCATCCACGCCGGCTATCATGGATGACCAAGgccagaaaaagcaaaagagCTCTCTCGCCGACACTATGGAGAAATATAGCCACATTGAAGGTTCAACGCCGCGGGAGAAGATAATGAATTTATATGACAAAATGCGCGATAAGAGCACGGTTGAGACCTTGCAAAACGAAGCAAGTGCAACACCATCATCTCCCGGGGATATTGAAGCTTCGGAACCGCCACCTGCACCCGGTACAGGCGCACCTCTCAGCGTGAGAGTGGACAAGGATTCTTCACATGCCGACCCAATCAAAGATTTAGTACCGGAGACCTCTCTAGATGAAACGGAACATCTGACGCATATCTCTGAGACATTCCAAACTATCCAACCTAGCGCGTTAACAATAAACCACACTGAAGAAAGACCACCAGGGTCTGTTCAGCTCGGCCCTTCTGAGTTTGCTGTGCCACTTCCGATGGATTCGCGGGTAAAGGATGATTACGAGCGGGTACTAGAGGAGTCAAAGAATGCACTTGAGGTTTCCCTTTCCGGCAGAAAGGAAATTCCGGAGTCTGAG CTGCAGCTGGAACGTGCAGCGCTATTAATACAACAAGTATTAGAACGTCTAAGTAATGCAGCAACTCATCCTGATATAAATGTCGCGGACCACATGGAAAGTGCCGAATCGAAGTTCGAACAGGAAGCCTCCTGGGCGGACTATTCAAGCGCCAAATTTCTCCTACTTAATTATCTCATTAAGGCCGCAAGTGAACATGATATCCATTTGGTCATCATGGTCCGAGGAGAAAAGACCCAAGGGATCGTCGAACGTTATTTGCAGGGCAAGGGATTTTCGTATACACGCTCACGCGAGGAGATGGGCAGCGGCACCAATGCAGAGGTGTCTTTGGCCAAGGATGCTCTAAGCTTTGGCGTTCAACTGGCTCAAAGCGATGGGATAGTGAACGTATACAAAGCTCCGTCAGCAATAATTGCGCTTGACTCCTCACTGAATACAAAGAATCCCTCTGTGGAACATATGCGAACAACATTTGCTCGTAACGGGCACTTGCTACCTATCATCAGACTCATGGTGGCTAATTCAAGTGAGCATGTTGAGCTATGCTATCCGGGGCCTTCAACACCGAAGCATCTTTCTAAAATTCTCCAGTACTCAGAACATCTTCGAGACATAGTTGGAGACCTTCAAGACGATGCTCTTGGGGTGCATGAAGATGCAAATGAAATCATGACATGTCTCCTCTCAGATAATTTCGATGCCTTCTGGTCGCTACCCCCAGTCGAGCCGCTGCGCAAATGGACCATGGACGAATCAAGTCAAGATGAGGAGCCGAGCCAACCCAAGGTTGACAACACGATATCTGCTACATCTCTGGTGCAAAAACGCGTATTG GAAGAAGACTCTACTGAGCCATTTCCGAAAAAACCACGGATGGGCGAGTCTCAGAATACAAGTGAGCTCACAGTTGGTTCAAAGGCGGAGTCTCAATCACTGGATAGCCAAATACAACTTTTGGAGAAGAATCTAATGCAGATGAGAGCTTCAAATGCAGCTGATATTCAGAAGCTCCGAAAAGAATTGTCTGCGGCTCAAACCCGCTTACTTGAGAGGGATAGGGTGTTAGAGTCGCTTCAACATCGCTATGAGACCCGAACAAAGGATTTACATAATATCCGACGGGAGCGCGATCGTCTTATTGAAACCAAGGCGAATTATGAACAGAGGATCAAGAAACAGAACGAAGAGATTATCAAACTTAAAGATGAACGTGCTCAATTAAAGCAAGATCTGGATCAAGCACGCGATGCTCTCAAGACCGGCGGAGGCGACATGGCAGAGCTAGAAAAGGCAAGGGAGGAAATACGCCGTCTCACAACAGAGAATGCAGCACTGGAGCGAAAAGCCGACGTTGCAAACAAACAGGCTGAGTACACCCGGGAGCAATACCAAACAGCATCCAATGCTGCTGCGCACTCTGGAAACGAACTCCGCACTCTTCGGGATGAAAACGAGGCTCTTAAACGCAAGGTCGCCGGCGAAGCCACCCGACTTCGGGAATTGAACATCCAAAACGATGAAAGCCGACACCTGACTCGCATTGGAGAACTGGAATCTCTGCTGTCAGTACGCGAAGATCTCCTccagaagaaagaggacgagCTCCGCGAGATCCGCAAGAATCGCCCATCCACACGCTCAACAAGCACCCAACCACGAAGCCCAAAGTTAAATGCGAACAACTACAGCCGTCCTACAAGCCCTGGAATCAATAATAACGGATCTAATTTTCCAGGCCGCGGAAGCGCTCTTAGGTTTAGTTCTGAGATGTCCCTATGA
- a CDS encoding protein fmoA (transcript_id=CADANIAT00004253), with protein MALSKHIHRIAVIGAGPAGLTSVKYLLAEKCFDTVDVFERRSHMGGVWNYSPGTLKEAVSTPVPQLSPDEDIQEPVWLPRDASRPNQEPTFISPIYDTLDTNLPKELMAFGEKQFPSDVQDFPRHFTVKEYVREYGEDIKKHIQFETQVLDVQKDSSTETWSVTTQSLRSGTTTTSSYDAVVAASGHFDVPYLPEIRGIVSWNNAYPGVITHSKFYDVPDPFRNKKVVVVGSSASGLDIGNQISKVCKGKVLASQRTDLYVSPSTAMDKAYYPEIVEFLPPATHERAVRFADGRVEDNIDAIIFCTGFLYSFPYLSSLTPPIITHGRRVENTYQHLFYIHDPTLVFPVLPQRIIPFPLSENQAAVFSRVWSGRLKLPSTAEMKSWENSAVAQKGDGPGFHLMPYPLDANYLNMLHDWVSTAESRPGLVNDGNGKPCNRWGRKERWMREMVPEMRKAFFSKGEERRLVKTLEELGYDFNRWRTEQDHFP; from the exons ATGGCGTTGTCCAAGCACATACACCGGATAGCGGTCATCGGCGCTGGGCCAGCCGGCCTTACTTCTGTGAA ATACCTACTGGCAGAAAAATGCTTTGATACGGTAGATGTCTTTGAGCGAAGAAGTCACATGGGGGGCGTGTGGAACTATAGTCCTGGAACGCTGAAGGAGGCTGTTTCCACGCCAGTACCTCAACTCAGTCCGGACGAAGACATACAGGAACCAGTCTGGCTTCCTCGGGATGCATCCAGGCCGAACCAAGAGCCTACTTTTATCTCCCCAATATATGATACTCTGGACACGAATCTGCCGAAGGAGTTGATGGCGTTCGGCGAGAAGCAATTTCCATCCGATGTGCAGGATTTCCCAAGGCATTTCACGGTCAAAGAATACGTGAGGGAGTATGGggaggatatcaagaaaCATATTCAGTTTGAAACCCAGGTTCTGGATGTTCAAAAGGATAGCAGCACAGAGACTTGGTCAGTGACAACACAAAGCCTCCGCAGCGGGACTACGACAACTAGTTCCTACGATGCTGTTGTGGCTGCAAGTGGCCATTTCGACGTCCCATATCTACCAGAAATCCGGGGCATCGTGAGCTGGAATAACGCCTACCCTGGTGTTATTACACACTCCAAGTTCTATGACGTGCCAGATCCCTTCAGGAACAAGaaggttgtggttgttggaaGTTCCGCATCCGGGCTTGATATCGGCAACCAGATCAGTAAAGTCTGTAAAGGAAAGGTCCTCGCATCACAGCGGACGGATCTTTATGTGTCACCTTCCACAGCCATGGACAAAGCCTATTACCCCGAAATTGTGGAGTTCCTTCCTCCTGCTACACACGAGAGGGCTGTTCGATTTGCGGACGGAAGGGTTGAAGACAATATTGACGCTATCATCTTCTGCACTGgttttctttattctttccCTTATCTCTCCTCTCTCACTCCTCCCATCATTACACATGGCCGCAGAGTAGAGAACACCTACCAGCATCTTTTCTACATCCATGACCCTACCCTTGTTTTCCCAGTCCTGCCCCAAAGAATCATTCCTTTCCCACTCTCTGAGAACCAGGCTGCAGTATTCTCCCGCGTCTGGTCCGGTCGCCTCAAGCTTCCGTCTACAGCAGAAATGAAATCATGGGAAAATTCGGCTGTCGCCCAGAAAGGCGATGGTCCTGGATTTCACCTTATGCCTTACCCACTAGACGCCAATTACCTAAACATGCTCCATGATTGGGTATCTACAGCCGAATCACGCCCCGGGCTTGTCAATGACGGCAATGGCAAGCCGTGCAATCGTTGggggaggaaagaaaggtgGATGCGAGAGATGGTTCCTGAGATGCGCAAAGCATTTTTCAGCAAGGGCGAAGAACGGCGTTTGGTCAAGACCCTGGAAGAACTTGGGTATGACTTCAACCGATGGCGGACTGAGCAAGACCACTTCCCATAG
- a CDS encoding uncharacterized protein (transcript_id=CADANIAT00004254), giving the protein MTSLAKALDLTVSSLQGRPRDLARELAARFVTLAKQDSPQQISQMPVVAPPQPPRQMEQPNHPPTPEASKSPLNRQTSQPTTWASLTAPRTGQGNWQTIAPEHHMQAKQTAQRRLKQSNKTDHRIFLRLPASSSLRAIGPHGIRVTLAGKVPDGITQVQVISTGYAITTTEQGKAFLLSEKAASLAGDGYFEIPTEYHQTLAWKQSALLALSLSWPSSQNTQ; this is encoded by the exons atgacctcccttgccaaagctctagatctaactgtctcctccctacagggccgcccaagagacctggcccgggagcttgcagccagattcgtcacccttgcaaagcaggactcccctcagcagatttctcagATGCCTGTggttgcacccccacagccacccagacagatggaacagccaaaccatcctcccactcctgaagcttccaaaAGCCCCCTGAACaggcaaacctcgcagcctacaacctgggcatccctaacagctccaagaactggccaggggaactggcaaactattgcccctgAACACcatatgcaagccaagcaaacagcacaacgaaggctgaagcagtcaaacaagactgaccaccgcatcttcctccgcctcccggcctcctccagcctccgagctattggaccacatggcatccgggtcacccttgctgggaaggttccggACGGGATCACACAGGTACAAGTAATATCAACCGGGTATGCAATcactacaacagaacagggcaaggctttcctactatcagagaaggctgcaagcctagctggggatgggtacTTTGAAATTCCAACAGAGTAccaccag ACATTagcatggaagcagagcgcattaCTGGCATTAAGCctctcatggccaagctctcaaaacacccagtag
- a CDS encoding uncharacterized protein (transcript_id=CADANIAT00004252) — protein MDNSDQPPVSELLRSTAAIPIARLSPDVDRLSQSSIHSVVTLLWPYSSSTRTLSVLLAEPDFRLRRSNGQVKVFFHGHVAEEVARTHIGIGDTVYLSLTGSKLSKNDANAATQTPGRSVSWDVHFETSAFLEIWRNSKLLSTVKVDFSRSTPPLADNVTAAPSTPAAYGGAHAFGPPESSLWQSPAFLGGSWVSSHFTDSADDPFVEEDGYPESPGDRDLPEDWMAIFDEDLEKETETGVEAVVQDTPESTIAPAPAAVPDNAPAVDTDAVMVEADAASSAADKHFDQINDNALFIHPNAIPQSVSEPSKLINPGQASHLPTNTPRLHPVPSPGLPQPSPLTTTPNSLSGYFGSAANTPAAAQSMTPVAPSSNEGSESDGHVKPRTAAVPGSGEVAELNGPDTLPPDQPYDESFTPAPSKPEEETRLDNSDSVPQVQDHGGLTHTAEDDVVTVYTDDMQVLASDRVSALDSADAMASPQPSNRNATTVNDIELAKTEGNLGHFTKTSKTETHSEGPDSETGQHSAIDEDDAARRFVNESDQEDEDRVSGESMHERQGRENDIEQKQVSAERNAEGELSKARRLENFDIPRAEGESPSSDYSGDRSPNRSYDYDLEDESDGVDSDDIDDDDDDGSDEDASNQGELEEDYEDDEDDDEDDGYGEGYDYSESEIESVSEGESSPRAAPKNTAPEVIVLDSDSEDDLAAPLAAADPTDTANGQTQDTSGESSYDSEDHGPSGDGFSDEADHEREPIENQEGDDVGFSDRMAVHGTAEESGSSNAEGKGNQHIVNEHPVAGWQSEPERMEEDVHDDLATHQEEGFHVQQNMKAESTLAESSWEPNQNASVNEFVATHAYREDFQRVAEYPLAPKHDSLDYLAAISESAERLNAISEPAQPGHELAIDPSLYELGNPQGDNVKEPDTEQFERSVEDSKGPRSMHDRHLALQLDGAASETVAELTEIPVSAHETRQSIASGPSQLVVTDQAAASVKTSSPIEALEDTQPTLNLTQETLSILEAGDRPRTPTVVDRALALEGESPSPIVAVNSEPEGALIVKREGSEPEQPMVVVHNKIAPSPDEDQALQASIEVDDQSEDSIDETIRTPGDRHYPGLRSKLSYFAPLATLIDHYNALVDTISIVSEVNPPTKAGSGSKDFIMTLQLTDQSMAGASVYAQLLRPYKSALPTPSEGDAILLRNFRVKSFNHSVILVSDSTSAWAVFSSSTEGADIAGPPLEYGAEEEKYATGLRHWYLEDGVAMVADYQLQASVDRESRAETPASSLAHSDAGSIDMALRETRGDTSSSRGSRRRKSHRRITIHELRDGRRYTEVGSTPGEDSIHELRDGTLYANL, from the exons ATGGACAACAGCGATCAACCCCCAGTATCGGAACTACTGCGTTCAACGGCGGCCATCCCAATCGCGCGACTCTCCCCTGACGTTGACCGTCTCTCGCAAAGCTCTATCCACTCTGTTGTAACGCTCCTGTGGCCGTATTCGTCGTCCACCAGAACACTCAGTGTCCTTCTCGCCGAACCCGACTTCCGCCTTCGCCGATCAAACGGACAGGTAAAAGTGTTCTTTCACGGTCATgtggcggaggaggtggcgCGAACTCATATTGGGATTGGTGACACTGTGTACCTGAGCTTAACTGGGTCGAAATTGTCGAAGAATGATGCCAATGCGGCGACACAGACACCGGGTCGAAGTGTCTCGTGGGACGTGCATTTTGAGACCTCGGCATTTCTAGAG ATCTGGCGTAACTCCAAACTCTTGTCGACAGTCAAAGTTGATTTCTCGCGCAGTACGCCTCCGCTCGCGGACAACGTAACGGCAGCTCCTAGCACACCAGCTGCTTATGGTGGCGCGCACGCATTCGGGCCGCCAGAGTCATCCTTATGGCAATCCCCGGCGTTCTTAGGGGGATCTTGGGTCTCGTCCCACTTCACTGATTCGGCTGATGACCCTtttgtggaagaagatggctaC CCTGAGAGCCCTGGAGACAGAGATTTACCGGAGGACTGGATGGCTATCTTTGACGAAGACCTCGAGAAAGAAACGGAAACCGGCGTGGAAGCTGTCGTTCAGGATACTCCAGAGAGCACTATCGCtccagccccggcagctgttcCGGATAACGCGCCAGCTGTAGACACCGATGCCGTTATGGTAGAGGCGGATGCcgcatcttcagcagcagacaAGCATTTTGATCAGATAAACGACAACGCTCTGTTTATCCATCCTAACGCTATCCCGCAGAGCGTTTCAGAGCCCTCAAAGCTTATCAACCCGGGTCAGGCTTCCCACCTCCCAACAAATACGCCGCGCCTACACCCGGTTCCTTCTCCTGGGCTCCCACAACCATCTCCGCTTACTACTACACCAAATAGCCTCAGCGGATACTTCGGATCTGCAGCTAATACTCCGGCCGCGGCTCAATCTATGACACCTGTGGCACCAAGCTCTAATGAGGGGTCTGAGTCAGACGGCCATGTCAAACCAAGGACTGCTGCGGTACCTGGGTCCGGGGAGGTAGCTGAACTAAACGGACCGGATACTCTGCCACCAGACCAACCCTATGATGAATCATTTACCCCTGCGCCAAGCAAACCCGAAGAAGAGACTCGACTCGATAATTCCGATAGTGTGCCGCAGGTCCAAGACCATGGCGGATTAACGCACACAGCCGAGGATGACGTTGTGACGGTATACACTGACGACATGCAAGTTCTGGCTTCTGACAGGGTATCCGCTCTAGACTCGGCGGATGCAATGGCCAGCCCTCAACCTTCGAACAGAAACGCGACTACTGTCAACGATATTGAATTGGCTAAGACAGAGGGTAACCTTGGTCATTTTACGAAAACCAGCAAGACTGAAACTCACTCTGAGGGGCCAGACTCCGAGACAGGACAACACTCGGcaattgatgaagatgatgcggCTAGAAGATTCGTTAATGAAAGCGAccaggaagatgaagataGGGTCAGCGGGGAGAGTATGCATGAACGCCAGGGCCGAGAAAACGATATTGAACAGAAGCAAGTTTCTGCTGAGCGGAATGCGGAAGGAGAGCTTTCGAAGGCTCGTAGATTAGAAAATTTTGATATACCACGTGCTGAAGGGGAGTCTCCTTCGTCAGACTATAGCGGAGATAGGTCGCCAAACCGTTCCTACGATTACGATCTTGAGGATGAAAGTGATGGTGTGGATAgcgatgatattgatgatgatgatgatgacgggAGCGATGAGGATGCGAGTAACCAGGGCgaacttgaagaagactacgaggacgacgaagatgatgatgaggatgatggataTGGTGAAGGATATGATTACTCCGAGTCAGAAATTGAGTCTGTTTCTGAAGGGGAATCTTCACCGAGAGCTGCACCAAAGAATACGGCCCCTGAAGTTATTGTTTTggacagcgacagcgaggatgattTAGCCGCTCCTTTAGCCGCCGCTGATCCAACTGACACCGCTAATGGACAAACACAAGATACATCAGGAGAAAGCTCGTATGACTCGGAAGACCATGGTCCATCAGGTGATGGGTTTAGTGACGAAGCAGACCATGAACGCGAGCCCATAGAAAACCAGGAGGGCGACGACGTGGGTTTCTCAGACCGGATGGCAGTACATGGAACTGCAGAGGAATCGGGGAGTTCGAATGCTGAAGGAAAGGGCAATCAGCATATTGTGAATGAGCACCCTGTAGCTGGATGGCAGTCTGAACCAGagcggatggaagaagatgtaCATGACGACCTCGCTACTCACCAAGAGGAGGGTTTCCATGTGCAGCAAAACATGAAAGCGGAATCCACGCTTGCAGAGTCCTCTTGGGAACCTAATCAGAATGCGTCAGTGAACGAGTTTGTGGCTACGCATGCCTATCGTGAGGATTTTCAAAGGGTAGCCGAATATCCACTTGCGCCTAAGCATGATTCCCTCGACTATCTCGCGGCAATATCGGAGTCTGCTGAACGTCTCAATGCTATCTCCGAACCTGCGCAGCCGGGTCATGAATTGGCTATCGATCCTAGTTTGTACGAGCTCGGTAATCCGCAAGGGGACAATGTAAAGGAACCTGATACTGAGCAGTTTGAACGCTCTGTTGAGGACAGTAAAGGGCCCAGAAGCATGCACGACAGACACCTGGCGCTTCAGCTTGATGGTGCGGCATCAGAAACAGTTGCTGAGCTCACAGAAATACCTGTATCAGCTCATGAAACTCGGCAATCGATCGCTTCAGGCCCATCTCAGTTGGTCGTGACTGACCAAGCCGCTGCCTCAGTTAAAACTTCTAGCCCGattgaagccttggaagaCACCCAACCAACACTGAACTTGACTCAAGAAACCTTGTCGATATTGGAAGCAGGAGACCGGCCACGAACTCCAACTGTGGTTGATAGGGCTCTTGCTCTAGAGGGGGAAAGCCCGTCTCCAATTGTTGCTGTTAACTCGGAGCCTGAAGGTGCCCTCATTGTCAAACGCGAAGGAAGCGAGCCCGAACAACCTATGGTTGTTGTGCACAACAAGATCGCTCCATCACCCGACGAAGACCAGGCATTGCAAGCTAGCATTGAAGTTGATGATCAATCCGAAGACTCTATCGACGAGACGATCCGTACTCCAGGAGACCGCCATTATCCCGGTTTGCGAAGCAAACTCTCTTACTTCGCACCTCTTGCAACCCTAATCGACCACTACAACGCGTTAGTAGACACAATTTCTATCGTCTCCGAAGTCAACCCACCAACGAAAGCTGGCTCAGGCAGCAAAGACTTCATTATGACCCTCCAACTCACAGACCAATCCATGGCTGGTGCTAGTGTCTACGCCCAACTCCTCCGACCCTACAAGTCAGCCCTCCCCACCCCTAGCGAAGGCGACgcaatcctcctccgcaattTCCGTGTGAAAAGCTTCAACCACTCCGTCATCCTCGTTAGCGACAGCACAAGCGCCTGGGctgtcttctcatcctccacagAAGGCGCTGATATAGCCGGGCCCCCTCTTGAATACGgcgctgaggaggaaaaaTATGCTACTGGTCTGCGTCATTGGTACCTGGAAGATGGGGTCGCCATGGTAGCAGACTATCAACTTCAAGCATCTGTAGACAGggagagcagagcagagacACCGGCTAGTAGTCTTGCGCACAGTGATGCGGGAAGTATTGATATGGCGTTGCGCGAGACGCGCGGCGATACGTCCTCTAGTCGGGGGTCAAGACGGAGAAAGTCTCATCGCCGTATTACGATCCATGAGTTGCGGGATGGGAGAAGATATACAGAAGTTGGGTCCACGCCTGGGGAAGACAGTATCCATGAGCTGCGAGATGGGACGCTTTATGCCAATTTATGA